In Pelosinus sp. UFO1, one genomic interval encodes:
- a CDS encoding arylsulfotransferase family protein, which yields MDKSRIPSHTSTNNASPQVWSFVSAPALHPMKVTVNVNKPGTASGLLFVAPYTSYESTMIGQTGALIMDQAGNPVWFRPLDSIYKQNTDFRVQSYKGKPVLTMWQGTISGTQSANPNLPAGDPEPGSYFQIINQNYKVIKKLTAQKGFTADVHEFTITKQNTALFTAVKQVPADLTPYGGPEDGYFDNYSIQEVDLKTGQLLFFWNVLAHVDPADSMLPASSATSSNNIWDCFHVNSVEEGPNNTLLISMRNMWAIYNIDKETGNINWQLGGKQSDFTFGPKATFSWQHNARYRPGTRISMFDDACCASSSSPPEGQAHGLILQLNFQNMTANVDRTYYHDPTLYVASQGNVQKLSNGNQFVGWGQEPYLSEFANAGNTAEDPSLNFLYDMQFPNQNISYRAFKNKWVGLPCYPPSIAVDLSCEDTAIVYASWNGSTETVAWQVLAGPTPNRLSVVVNSTPRIGFETDICVNSDGPYFQVNALNYCGEVIGTSGIAYLCERQC from the coding sequence ATGGATAAATCGAGAATACCATCACACACATCCACAAATAATGCAAGCCCACAAGTGTGGAGCTTCGTTTCTGCCCCCGCCTTGCATCCTATGAAGGTTACAGTAAATGTGAATAAACCAGGAACAGCTTCCGGCTTACTATTCGTTGCACCATATACTTCGTATGAGTCAACTATGATTGGGCAAACAGGCGCACTGATCATGGATCAGGCTGGTAACCCAGTCTGGTTTAGACCGCTCGATAGTATATATAAACAAAATACGGACTTTAGAGTACAATCCTACAAAGGAAAACCAGTTCTTACCATGTGGCAAGGAACGATATCAGGAACTCAGTCTGCAAATCCTAATCTTCCAGCAGGGGATCCTGAGCCTGGTTCTTATTTCCAAATCATAAATCAGAATTATAAAGTTATTAAGAAACTTACTGCCCAAAAGGGGTTCACTGCTGATGTTCACGAGTTTACTATTACAAAACAAAATACTGCTTTATTTACTGCTGTGAAACAAGTGCCGGCAGATCTAACACCGTATGGGGGTCCAGAAGATGGATATTTTGATAATTACTCCATTCAAGAAGTCGATCTCAAAACAGGCCAGCTTCTTTTCTTTTGGAATGTACTTGCTCATGTTGATCCGGCCGACTCGATGTTACCCGCGTCATCTGCAACAAGTTCGAATAATATTTGGGACTGTTTCCACGTGAATTCAGTTGAAGAGGGGCCAAACAATACACTCCTAATTAGCATGCGTAACATGTGGGCCATTTATAATATTGACAAAGAAACGGGAAATATAAATTGGCAACTTGGTGGAAAGCAAAGTGATTTTACTTTTGGTCCAAAAGCTACATTTTCTTGGCAACATAATGCGCGTTATAGACCTGGAACTAGGATAAGTATGTTTGATGATGCTTGTTGTGCTTCTTCAAGCTCTCCGCCTGAGGGCCAAGCACATGGTTTAATCCTTCAGCTCAATTTCCAAAACATGACTGCAAATGTAGATCGAACATATTATCATGATCCAACGCTATATGTTGCAAGTCAAGGAAATGTTCAAAAACTATCTAATGGAAATCAATTCGTTGGATGGGGACAGGAACCATATCTTTCTGAATTTGCAAATGCCGGTAATACCGCAGAAGATCCTTCATTGAATTTTTTATATGATATGCAGTTTCCTAATCAAAATATTTCTTATAGGGCGTTTAAGAATAAATGGGTAGGTTTGCCGTGTTATCCACCCAGTATTGCTGTAGATCTATCATGTGAAGATACGGCGATTGTTTATGCGTCATGGAACGGTTCAACTGAAACTGTCGCTTGGCAGGTACTAGCTGGTCCAACACCTAATAGATTGTCAGTGGTGGTAAATAGCACCCCTCGCATCGGATTTGAGACAGATATTTGTGTTAATTCAGATGGGCCATATTTTCAGGTCAATGCATTGAATTATTGTGGTGAAGTTATTGGTACGTCAGGGATTGCTTACTTGTGTGAACGGCAGTGTTAA
- a CDS encoding glycosyltransferase, with the protein MEQLIARIGEIETKAATREQPDLLLCGTISGSKIGKCLGIPSLLVALQAHGPKTLAMFAQRLKGIKDELYSSQEAADLIILEGMPEISGGVSFGDQWENYEALQDKIYFTGPLLNESPNEMPSRETLKEKHIGAGNKTMVYVTIGGGSSLIGEQFLQLVLESLKMLPWLTGVVATGIAISPDKIKSFNPPNNVAIRGFVPGTEMIKASDVTVFHGGSSTLMTCLACGTPAVVIPSIGEQEDNAAVLAQSGAGIVLDKKTLTPQMLADAVHAIVTDPSYREQAQKLKSLGEKYGGAEVAASLAEKLVAREAVLQ; encoded by the coding sequence ATGGAGCAGTTGATAGCAAGAATTGGTGAGATTGAAACGAAGGCTGCTACCCGCGAACAGCCCGATCTTCTGCTTTGCGGCACAATCAGCGGCTCAAAGATAGGAAAGTGTTTGGGCATTCCTTCCCTATTGGTAGCTTTACAAGCGCACGGTCCCAAGACGTTGGCTATGTTTGCACAGCGACTGAAAGGCATAAAGGACGAGCTTTACAGTTCGCAGGAGGCAGCGGATCTTATCATTCTTGAGGGGATGCCAGAAATAAGCGGCGGAGTTAGCTTCGGGGATCAATGGGAGAATTATGAGGCCTTGCAAGATAAGATATATTTTACAGGACCACTGTTAAACGAAAGCCCTAACGAGATGCCGTCACGGGAGACACTTAAGGAAAAACATATCGGCGCTGGCAATAAAACAATGGTGTATGTGACCATAGGAGGTGGTTCGTCGCTTATTGGTGAACAGTTCCTGCAGCTTGTCCTAGAGAGTCTAAAGATGTTGCCATGGTTGACGGGAGTTGTCGCTACGGGCATAGCTATATCGCCGGACAAGATAAAATCATTCAACCCACCTAACAATGTTGCCATTCGAGGATTCGTGCCGGGGACTGAGATGATTAAGGCCAGTGATGTAACTGTTTTTCACGGTGGATCGTCTACACTGATGACTTGCTTGGCTTGTGGTACACCAGCGGTGGTAATACCTTCCATAGGTGAGCAGGAGGATAACGCAGCCGTGCTGGCACAAAGCGGTGCGGGAATTGTTCTGGACAAGAAGACGCTAACCCCGCAAATGTTGGCTGATGCAGTCCATGCCATAGTAACTGATCCTAGCTATCGAGAACAAGCCCAAAAACTAAAGTCCCTAGGGGAAAAATATGGCGGTGCCGAGGTAGCTGCTTCACTAGCAGAAAAACTCGTTGCCCGAGAGGCGGTTCTTCAATGA
- a CDS encoding carbohydrate kinase family protein, which produces MKVGIVGPISRDRMVSPDGKVVSKLGAVAYTVSALAKLLEGTTDCVVCLSHLSPEDIDEARELLEHPNIRMPIFDALSKKGTKIELSLINDHERISHQMRTMTPVSPAELNLLADCDYLILMPLNETDIPLDCIRKFRETSRAKIFLDVHGLITGLDKNGNRYKKDWEHAEEWLENIDFLKMNDKEAQWAAGRLLEKHEDYAHYSAAMVSMGLSACWITFGDQSSLIAWRRKDRIFWANVPVMDIGKIVDTVGCGDSASAGFIYSYAKLHNPLLAVVLGNTFGSIKASLSGINEFPSKTEVRGVVNQHYRDYLHTMLDEFLTQEHLVVHEIKEDHIYESSLYSTDGHGHGHGADHARGSDS; this is translated from the coding sequence ATGAAGGTTGGCATTGTAGGGCCGATATCGAGAGACCGGATGGTATCACCAGATGGTAAGGTGGTAAGTAAATTAGGGGCTGTTGCTTATACTGTATCAGCACTTGCAAAGTTATTGGAGGGAACGACCGACTGTGTCGTATGTCTATCCCATTTATCCCCGGAGGATATAGATGAAGCCCGCGAGTTGCTTGAGCATCCAAATATCAGAATGCCTATTTTTGATGCATTAAGTAAAAAGGGGACGAAAATCGAACTAAGCCTTATTAACGATCATGAACGAATTAGCCATCAGATGCGCACGATGACACCAGTTTCGCCAGCAGAACTGAATTTGCTGGCGGATTGTGATTATCTTATATTGATGCCGCTGAACGAAACTGATATACCCCTTGATTGTATAAGAAAATTTCGCGAAACTTCTCGGGCAAAGATCTTTCTGGATGTTCACGGGCTGATAACTGGTCTTGATAAAAACGGTAACCGCTACAAGAAAGACTGGGAACACGCTGAAGAGTGGCTGGAAAACATTGACTTTTTGAAGATGAATGACAAGGAGGCGCAGTGGGCTGCGGGACGTTTGTTGGAAAAACATGAAGATTATGCACATTACTCAGCTGCCATGGTAAGTATGGGATTATCCGCATGTTGGATCACTTTCGGTGATCAATCCTCCTTAATTGCTTGGCGACGAAAGGATCGGATATTTTGGGCAAACGTCCCGGTGATGGATATTGGAAAGATAGTAGATACCGTAGGGTGTGGTGACTCAGCTTCAGCAGGATTCATATATTCTTATGCAAAGCTGCATAATCCGTTATTAGCCGTAGTACTAGGCAATACTTTCGGCTCAATAAAGGCGTCACTTTCCGGCATTAACGAATTTCCATCAAAGACTGAAGTGCGTGGTGTGGTTAACCAGCACTATCGCGATTATCTCCATACGATGCTTGACGAGTTTCTCACCCAAGAGCATTTAGTCGTCCACGAAATAAAGGAGGATCATATATATGAAAGTTCTCTGTACAGCACAGATGGGCACGGGCACGGTCATGGGGCAGACCATGCGCGTGGTAGCGATAGCTAA
- a CDS encoding ABC transporter ATP-binding protein, whose protein sequence is MKLFLRYIKPYRISVIILLIFLGGQSACEIMIPTLLATMINDGVSSGNQYLIMTIGLQMVLAAVVAILCAIAASYLAARTSTKLSAGLREQVFFKVEDFSLHEVDQIGTSSLITRTTNDIMQIQTFMTFLMRIGVFAPLMTISGIVMAVITGRNLALTLLVVVPVMSIAIVLIIAKSSKYFKSMQKKIDAINRVLRENLIGIKVIRAFKRSGYEIKRFDAVNEDYTQTSITALQLMSTLVPTVTIIMNLTTIAIIYLGGKMVYGGTMNVGNLVAYVQYITQILMSIMMISMIFIMYPRAATSSERIAEVLDMKLAVTNPGKLVKESRVTGTVEFRNVSFNYPNADDPVLKNISFQANPNETVAIIGSTGSGKSTIANLILRFYDVTEGEILVDGINIKEFDLHTLRNKIGYVPQKGVLFTGTIAENLRFGRQDASIEEVRHAAEVAQAMEFVQDKENQFDSMISQGGANVSGGQKQRLAIARALIKKPEIYVFDDSFSALDYKTDVTLRKALKKETVDATVIIVAQRVSTIMDANKIIVLDNGMISDIGTHKELLNRCRVYQEIVESQFKKGELGA, encoded by the coding sequence ATGAAATTATTTTTACGCTATATAAAACCTTATAGAATTTCAGTAATCATTCTATTGATATTTCTGGGGGGGCAGTCCGCCTGTGAAATCATGATTCCAACCTTGCTGGCCACCATGATCAATGATGGTGTTTCCTCTGGCAATCAATACCTTATTATGACGATAGGACTGCAAATGGTATTGGCGGCCGTTGTAGCTATATTATGTGCTATTGCGGCTAGCTATTTGGCTGCCAGAACATCTACAAAACTCAGCGCAGGCCTGAGGGAACAGGTCTTTTTTAAGGTGGAAGACTTTTCCCTGCATGAGGTAGACCAAATTGGAACTTCCTCACTGATTACAAGAACCACCAATGATATTATGCAAATACAAACCTTTATGACCTTTTTAATGAGAATTGGCGTATTTGCTCCGCTCATGACAATCAGCGGAATTGTAATGGCGGTTATTACCGGACGCAACCTTGCGCTTACTTTGCTAGTAGTCGTTCCTGTCATGAGTATAGCTATTGTTTTAATTATTGCAAAGTCATCGAAATATTTTAAAAGTATGCAGAAAAAAATTGATGCCATTAATCGAGTATTACGCGAAAACCTGATTGGCATAAAGGTTATCCGTGCTTTTAAACGCAGTGGGTACGAAATCAAACGTTTTGACGCGGTGAATGAAGATTACACGCAGACCTCCATCACTGCACTGCAGCTGATGAGCACCCTGGTCCCTACGGTTACAATCATCATGAATCTAACCACCATTGCAATCATTTATCTTGGTGGGAAAATGGTGTATGGAGGAACCATGAATGTTGGAAATCTTGTCGCATATGTGCAGTATATTACCCAGATTCTGATGTCCATTATGATGATTTCCATGATTTTTATCATGTATCCCAGGGCTGCCACCTCCTCTGAAAGAATAGCGGAGGTGCTGGACATGAAACTTGCAGTCACAAATCCGGGTAAACTTGTCAAAGAATCCAGAGTTACAGGCACGGTCGAATTTAGAAATGTTTCCTTCAATTATCCAAATGCGGATGATCCTGTGCTAAAAAACATTTCCTTTCAGGCGAATCCCAATGAAACCGTTGCGATTATCGGCAGCACCGGTAGCGGAAAATCCACCATCGCCAATTTGATTCTCCGTTTTTACGATGTAACAGAAGGCGAAATATTGGTGGATGGTATTAATATTAAGGAATTTGATTTGCATACGCTTCGGAATAAAATCGGTTATGTTCCACAAAAGGGTGTTTTGTTTACCGGAACCATTGCGGAAAATCTTCGGTTCGGCAGACAGGATGCCAGTATAGAGGAAGTACGACACGCGGCTGAGGTAGCACAGGCCATGGAATTTGTGCAGGACAAGGAAAATCAATTCGATTCCATGATCTCCCAGGGTGGCGCAAATGTGTCAGGTGGGCAGAAGCAGCGTCTGGCCATTGCGCGGGCGTTAATTAAAAAGCCCGAAATCTATGTTTTTGATGACAGTTTTTCTGCACTGGATTATAAAACAGATGTTACGCTTCGCAAAGCGTTGAAAAAAGAAACGGTGGATGCCACGGTGATTATTGTGGCACAGCGTGTCAGTACCATCATGGATGCGAATAAGATTATTGTTCTGGATAACGGGATGATTTCGGATATTGGTACTCATAAAGAACTATTAAATAGGTGCCGCGTATATCAGGAGATTGTTGAATCACAATTTAAAAAGGGAGAGCTTGGAGCATGA
- a CDS encoding ABC transporter ATP-binding protein, giving the protein MSKHNDSNSTHCGPSFGSEKAKNFSSSAKRLIGYLSKFKRQFIMVLIMVILSTAFTVTAPEILGKVTTALYHGVSTGVFDWSYILRILKLLALIYVLSQVFQFVQNFFMAEITARTIYNLRNDIDQKINKLPLKYLDSKSHGEILSRVTNDIETINSTMQHSLNQILTSLATVLGILMMMFSINIWMSLIAIVVIPLSLLTSAGVIKGSQKYFGRQQAAIGEINGHIEEMYTGHNIIKTFNYEEKSKERFSDINNKIYENAWRAEFFSGTMMPMVSFFGNVGYALIAVVGCILVIQGKIQVGQIQSFTQYTKQFMQPLSTISNLAGTLQSTIAAAERVFAILDEEEELPDNLNATLNNNIQGNVSIENISFGYSKDQTLIRNLTIDVKSGQTVAVVGPTGAGKTTLINLLMRFYDVDSGSIKVDGVDIRDMRRDDLYTIFGMVLQDTWLFHGTVEENLVYGKEGATHEEVVDAVKTAYAHHFIKTLPGGYNMMLNEEANNISQGQKQLLTIARAIIADPQILILDEATSSVDTRTEVLIQKAMNKLMKGRTSFVIAHRLSTIRDADIILVMNHGDVIEQGSHEELMAKGGFYQNLYNSQFENDEVVA; this is encoded by the coding sequence ATGAGTAAGCATAATGACAGCAATTCAACACATTGCGGCCCTTCCTTTGGTTCGGAAAAGGCTAAAAATTTCAGTTCTTCCGCCAAGCGCTTAATTGGCTATTTATCCAAATTCAAAAGGCAATTTATTATGGTTTTGATTATGGTGATTTTAAGTACTGCATTCACAGTGACAGCACCGGAAATTCTTGGTAAAGTAACGACAGCACTTTATCATGGAGTATCCACAGGGGTGTTTGACTGGTCTTACATCCTCCGTATTTTAAAACTGCTTGCTCTGATTTATGTCTTATCACAGGTGTTCCAGTTTGTGCAGAACTTCTTTATGGCAGAGATTACAGCGCGCACAATATATAATCTTAGAAATGATATTGACCAAAAGATCAATAAGCTACCTCTGAAATATCTGGACAGTAAAAGCCACGGTGAGATTTTAAGCCGCGTCACAAACGACATCGAAACCATCAACTCAACCATGCAGCATAGTTTAAACCAAATTCTTACCTCCCTTGCAACTGTATTGGGCATTTTGATGATGATGTTCAGTATTAACATATGGATGTCGCTCATTGCGATTGTTGTGATTCCTTTATCTCTTTTGACATCAGCAGGTGTCATCAAAGGTTCACAGAAGTATTTCGGCAGACAGCAAGCCGCCATCGGTGAAATCAACGGCCATATCGAAGAGATGTACACAGGTCACAACATTATCAAAACCTTTAACTATGAGGAAAAATCAAAGGAGCGGTTTTCAGACATTAACAATAAAATCTATGAAAACGCGTGGCGCGCGGAGTTCTTCTCTGGAACAATGATGCCAATGGTTTCGTTTTTCGGGAATGTTGGCTATGCCCTAATTGCCGTCGTCGGCTGTATTCTTGTAATACAGGGAAAAATACAGGTCGGGCAAATTCAGTCGTTCACCCAGTACACGAAGCAGTTTATGCAGCCTTTAAGCACCATATCCAATCTAGCCGGCACACTGCAGTCCACTATTGCTGCTGCCGAAAGGGTTTTTGCAATTTTGGATGAGGAAGAAGAGCTTCCGGACAACCTGAATGCTACGCTGAATAATAACATTCAAGGCAATGTTTCTATAGAAAATATCAGCTTTGGTTACTCAAAAGACCAGACTCTGATCAGAAATCTTACTATCGACGTAAAGAGCGGACAGACGGTTGCCGTGGTCGGTCCCACAGGCGCTGGCAAAACAACGCTGATTAATTTGCTAATGAGGTTCTACGATGTGGACAGCGGTAGTATCAAGGTGGACGGAGTTGATATAAGGGATATGAGGCGGGATGATTTGTATACGATTTTTGGAATGGTCCTACAGGATACTTGGCTGTTTCACGGTACAGTTGAAGAAAATCTGGTCTACGGCAAAGAGGGTGCGACTCATGAAGAAGTGGTCGATGCTGTCAAAACTGCTTATGCCCACCACTTTATTAAAACCCTTCCCGGCGGTTACAACATGATGCTAAACGAAGAGGCAAATAATATATCACAAGGTCAAAAGCAGCTATTAACCATTGCACGGGCTATTATTGCCGATCCCCAAATTTTGATTTTAGATGAAGCTACAAGCTCTGTCGATACCCGGACGGAGGTACTCATTCAAAAAGCTATGAACAAGCTTATGAAGGGAAGAACCAGCTTTGTAATTGCGCACCGCCTATCTACCATTCGCGATGCGGACATCATTTTGGTTATGAACCACGGCGATGTAATCGAGCAGGGAAGTCACGAAGAATTAATGGCAAAAGGAGGATTTTACCAAAACCTTTACAACAGCCAATTTGAAAATGATGAGGTCGTTGCATAA
- a CDS encoding (2Fe-2S)-binding protein translates to MIKTIISKIKKLKGENRMDNNKVVCGCFNVTVQDLNNAIKNGAKSFEDVQAATKVGTGCGNCVENNKTLVDELLLRKKIDENQVVCGCFKVTAQDLVNAIKNGAKSFEEVQVVTKVGTGCGNCVESNKALVAQLLAK, encoded by the coding sequence ATGATAAAAACAATAATTTCAAAAATAAAAAAACTTAAGGGAGAAAATAGAATGGATAATAACAAAGTAGTATGTGGATGTTTTAATGTTACTGTACAAGATTTAAATAATGCTATCAAAAATGGTGCTAAGTCATTTGAAGATGTGCAAGCTGCTACTAAAGTTGGTACTGGTTGTGGTAATTGTGTAGAAAACAATAAAACATTAGTTGATGAACTATTATTAAGAAAAAAAATCGATGAAAATCAAGTAGTATGTGGATGTTTTAAAGTTACTGCACAAGATTTAGTGAATGCTATCAAAAATGGTGCAAAGTCATTCGAAGAGGTACAAGTTGTTACGAAAGTTGGCACTGGTTGCGGTAATTGTGTAGAAAGCAATAAAGCATTAGTTGCTCAATTATTAGCGAAATAA
- a CDS encoding DUF1858 domain-containing protein produces the protein MKVDGKTMIKDIVDMGPKAIEILMSFGMGCIGCPASQKESIEEAARVHGINVENLLQSLNNI, from the coding sequence ATGAAAGTTGATGGAAAAACAATGATAAAGGATATCGTAGATATGGGGCCTAAAGCAATAGAAATATTAATGAGTTTTGGTATGGGCTGTATTGGATGTCCTGCATCTCAAAAAGAGAGTATAGAAGAAGCTGCTAGAGTTCATGGAATTAATGTAGAGAATTTGCTGCAAAGTTTAAATAATATTTAA
- a CDS encoding MarR family winged helix-turn-helix transcriptional regulator, producing MNNNSKDYGMKNRLNLNVVIGLYRSYFRIHRSTQKLIASYNITMPQFGVMEALYHLGDMNIGEIIDRTLSTSGNMTVVIKNLEQEGWITRHTDPADKRAYLVQLTKRGEELIETIFPEHLNDLDGLLDNLDTQEKEHLSYLFKKMNRT from the coding sequence ATGAACAACAATAGTAAAGATTATGGAATGAAGAATCGATTGAACTTAAATGTCGTCATTGGACTCTATCGTTCTTACTTTAGAATACACAGGAGTACACAAAAATTAATAGCCAGTTATAATATTACCATGCCGCAATTTGGTGTTATGGAAGCATTATATCATTTAGGTGATATGAATATTGGAGAAATAATTGATAGAACGCTGTCCACAAGTGGAAATATGACTGTAGTTATTAAAAATTTAGAGCAAGAGGGGTGGATTACCCGCCATACCGATCCTGCCGATAAAAGAGCTTATTTGGTGCAATTAACTAAAAGAGGAGAAGAATTAATTGAAACGATTTTTCCTGAGCATTTAAATGATTTGGATGGATTGCTAGATAATTTAGATACGCAGGAAAAGGAACATTTAAGTTACCTTTTCAAAAAAATGAATAGAACTTAA
- a CDS encoding diadenylate cyclase produces the protein MTLCQLDNQMKRVIRGKLEEVWHKSEQIVKSLDDGEKCLLCEITSIKDLALELDAMASLYHFQSSLFPTVEGIEDISTALTALSISGHGALIIIEQSDSLSEYVDACITTGSLIGARVSAPLLETIFYPGNPLHDGAVIIKDGQIVSAGCVLPLSAKRHTKEGRKIGTRHRAALGISERTDALAIVVSEETGKVSIVQRGILHPLEVNMCEHGEALRMPNFKLNNAPLRISTDGLAQYIGADNL, from the coding sequence ATGACACTTTGCCAGCTAGACAACCAGATGAAGCGGGTCATTCGTGGCAAACTGGAAGAAGTCTGGCATAAAAGCGAACAGATAGTAAAATCGCTTGATGACGGAGAAAAATGTCTGCTTTGTGAGATAACAAGCATCAAAGATCTTGCTTTAGAGTTAGATGCTATGGCCTCCCTCTATCACTTTCAGTCCTCGCTCTTCCCTACAGTGGAAGGAATAGAAGATATATCAACGGCGCTCACAGCCTTGTCTATTAGCGGTCATGGAGCACTGATTATCATAGAGCAAAGTGATAGTTTAAGCGAATATGTTGATGCCTGCATTACCACAGGCTCCCTTATTGGGGCGCGCGTGTCAGCACCGCTCCTTGAAACAATCTTCTATCCTGGCAATCCTTTGCACGATGGTGCGGTAATCATAAAAGATGGGCAAATAGTTTCAGCTGGCTGTGTGCTTCCACTATCTGCTAAAAGACACACCAAAGAAGGCAGAAAAATTGGAACTCGTCATCGGGCAGCTCTTGGTATTAGTGAACGCACCGACGCCCTCGCTATTGTTGTTTCTGAGGAAACCGGTAAGGTCTCCATTGTTCAACGAGGTATATTACACCCGCTTGAAGTAAACATGTGCGAACATGGTGAAGCGCTTCGCATGCCTAACTTCAAGCTAAACAATGCACCCTTACGAATATCCACTGACGGTTTGGCGCAATATATTGGTGCCGACAACTTGTGA
- a CDS encoding thioesterase family protein yields MNDFSTKLELRIDWSEIDLFEHVNNVAISKYIQSARVNYLETIGLMQLQSETKKGPILVSTTCQFRKPLFYPGQVSIYSKVEFIKNTSFGIKHIIYNEQNEISAEAQDIIVFFDFNNNAKLIIPNEIREKIETVER; encoded by the coding sequence ATGAATGATTTTTCAACAAAACTAGAACTTCGTATTGACTGGAGTGAAATCGATCTTTTTGAACATGTAAACAATGTAGCGATCTCAAAATATATCCAATCTGCAAGAGTTAATTATCTGGAGACTATTGGCTTAATGCAATTACAGTCAGAAACTAAAAAGGGTCCAATATTAGTTTCTACAACTTGTCAATTTCGTAAACCGCTATTTTATCCTGGACAAGTATCGATCTATTCAAAAGTTGAGTTTATTAAAAATACAAGTTTTGGAATTAAGCATATAATTTATAATGAACAAAATGAAATTTCCGCAGAGGCTCAAGACATTATAGTTTTTTTTGATTTCAATAATAATGCCAAACTCATTATTCCAAATGAGATAAGAGAAAAAATTGAGACAGTGGAAAGATAA
- a CDS encoding type 1 glutamine amidotransferase family protein has product MSKNTIFMYVLNTMADWEWGYITAELKTGRFFKKGIPAFTIKTVSLSKEPITTMGGLRIIPDLSIEEINTQDCALLLLPGGETWMDSRHASILEKAKDCLDKGIPVAAICGATMALASVGILDTYRHTSNDFAYLKKECPNYHGEENFQFQSAVTDGDLITASGIAPIELAYQVFKRLDVFSDETLDCWYQLHKIQDPQYFYKLMQSLG; this is encoded by the coding sequence ATGAGTAAAAATACTATATTTATGTATGTTCTAAATACAATGGCGGATTGGGAATGGGGCTATATAACCGCTGAATTGAAAACCGGACGGTTTTTTAAAAAAGGGATACCAGCATTTACGATTAAAACCGTTAGTTTAAGTAAGGAACCGATTACAACCATGGGAGGGCTGCGAATCATACCTGATTTAAGTATAGAAGAAATTAATACTCAGGATTGTGCTCTTCTACTACTACCTGGCGGTGAAACGTGGATGGATTCACGGCATGCTTCGATATTGGAAAAGGCAAAAGATTGTTTAGATAAAGGTATTCCTGTTGCCGCCATCTGTGGTGCTACTATGGCACTTGCGTCAGTCGGAATTTTAGATACATATCGGCACACTAGTAATGATTTTGCATATCTCAAGAAGGAATGCCCCAATTATCATGGGGAAGAGAACTTTCAATTTCAAAGTGCAGTTACCGATGGTGATCTCATTACTGCCAGTGGTATAGCACCGATAGAGCTAGCGTATCAAGTTTTTAAGCGACTTGATGTATTTTCAGATGAGACCTTAGATTGTTGGTATCAGCTTCATAAAATACAAGATCCTCAGTACTTTTATAAACTAATGCAATCTCTTGGATAG
- a CDS encoding pyridoxamine 5'-phosphate oxidase family protein, with protein MDLNYEQLEQEILDVLGSNKYWVLATSADNRVTARSMSIVNDGLNIYFQTETLLDKYKQILINPNIAMCYHNVQIEGKAESKGQVASRENEKIRKIYCVHHKKSYERWQGLEEQVFMKVQPVKITMWKYVDSKPCRDYIYVAERRAVREYYHGEQYDN; from the coding sequence ATGGATCTTAATTATGAGCAGTTGGAACAGGAAATATTGGATGTATTAGGGAGCAATAAGTACTGGGTATTGGCAACCTCAGCAGATAACCGGGTAACAGCGCGTTCTATGAGTATAGTGAATGATGGATTAAACATTTATTTTCAGACGGAAACGTTGTTGGATAAGTATAAACAGATCCTTATAAATCCCAATATAGCGATGTGTTACCATAACGTACAAATTGAGGGTAAAGCTGAATCAAAAGGACAAGTGGCAAGCCGGGAAAATGAAAAAATTCGTAAAATTTATTGTGTACATCACAAAAAATCATATGAACGCTGGCAGGGGTTAGAGGAACAAGTGTTTATGAAGGTGCAACCAGTAAAGATTACTATGTGGAAATATGTTGACTCCAAGCCGTGTCGGGATTATATATATGTAGCTGAGCGTAGAGCAGTCAGAGAATATTATCATGGGGAGCAGTATGATAATTGA